From Microbacterium croceum, a single genomic window includes:
- the rbfA gene encoding 30S ribosome-binding factor RbfA, protein MAGERQARLADRIRVILAERLEKGLRDPRLGFVTLTDCRVSGDLQHASVFYTVLGTEEERIASGAALASATGMLRSEVGRQLNTRLVPTLEFIPDALPENADHISALLREAQQRDAEVAKLASSASHAGDADPYVRNEDENEDDR, encoded by the coding sequence ATGGCTGGTGAACGACAGGCCCGTCTCGCGGACCGCATCCGTGTGATCCTCGCTGAACGCCTCGAGAAGGGGCTGCGCGATCCGCGGCTCGGCTTCGTGACGCTGACCGACTGCCGCGTGAGCGGCGACCTCCAGCACGCCTCGGTGTTCTACACCGTCCTGGGCACAGAGGAAGAGCGCATCGCCAGCGGTGCCGCCCTCGCCTCGGCGACCGGGATGCTGCGCAGCGAAGTCGGACGTCAGCTCAACACACGTCTCGTGCCGACCCTCGAGTTCATCCCGGATGCGCTCCCGGAGAACGCGGATCACATCTCCGCGCTGCTTCGCGAGGCGCAGCAGCGTGATGCCGAGGTCGCGAAGCTGGCATCCTCCGCGTCGCATGCGGGAGATGCCGACCCGTACGTCCGCAACGAGGACGAGAACGAGGACGACCGCTAG
- a CDS encoding flavin monoamine oxidase family protein → MTEFDTIVIGAGMSGTTSARMLADAGQRVVVLEGRDRVGGRMHTDRSAGFSVDRGASWIHGIEGSPLWDLVQALDIPTLEYTVGSFQAGGRPIENFDSDGRRMDDAATAQWIADVDAADSALAEEIAASSPGDTYLDVTERALDRSGFSPERIDELREFFRHRVEEQCGAWIGDLDAHGLDEDAIDGDEVIFPGGYDELPRRIGAGLDIRLDHTVTAVRRTADGVTVSTAHGDVTAERVIVTVPLGVLKAGRITFEPALPEEVTGPIDRLGMGVFNKIFLQFPERFWNEGSYVLRALGEAGEHWHSWYDVSAVSGIPTLLTFAAGPFGRRMQALPDQEVVADVLVALRRLYGDAVGDPIAHWITHWGDDEFSFGSYSHLATGSSHHDHDTLSGPVDGVLHFAGEATWGDEPATVGAAYYSGHRAAERILGRPVDLAAFAAGITEREQQTAAG, encoded by the coding sequence GTGACCGAGTTCGACACGATCGTGATCGGCGCCGGCATGTCCGGAACCACGAGCGCGCGCATGCTGGCGGATGCCGGACAGCGAGTCGTCGTCCTCGAGGGGCGGGACCGGGTCGGCGGCCGGATGCACACGGATCGCTCAGCGGGCTTCTCGGTCGACCGTGGAGCCTCCTGGATCCATGGAATCGAGGGTTCTCCGCTGTGGGACCTTGTGCAGGCGTTGGACATCCCCACCCTGGAGTACACCGTCGGGAGCTTCCAGGCTGGCGGCCGGCCGATCGAGAACTTCGACAGCGACGGGCGTCGCATGGACGATGCCGCGACCGCGCAGTGGATCGCCGACGTGGATGCCGCCGATTCCGCCCTCGCTGAGGAGATCGCCGCGTCGTCGCCCGGTGACACGTATCTGGACGTCACCGAGCGCGCTCTCGACCGCAGCGGATTCTCCCCCGAGCGCATCGACGAGCTCCGCGAGTTCTTCCGCCACCGGGTCGAAGAGCAGTGCGGCGCCTGGATCGGCGACCTCGATGCCCACGGACTCGACGAGGACGCGATCGACGGAGACGAAGTCATCTTCCCCGGCGGCTACGACGAACTCCCCCGCCGCATCGGCGCCGGGCTGGACATCCGCCTCGATCACACCGTCACCGCGGTCCGCCGCACCGCGGACGGCGTGACGGTGTCGACCGCGCACGGAGACGTCACGGCCGAGCGAGTGATCGTCACTGTGCCGCTGGGCGTGCTCAAGGCCGGCCGCATCACCTTCGAGCCCGCGTTGCCCGAGGAGGTGACCGGCCCGATCGACCGCCTGGGCATGGGCGTGTTCAACAAGATCTTCCTGCAGTTCCCCGAGCGGTTCTGGAACGAGGGGAGCTATGTGCTGCGGGCGCTGGGCGAGGCCGGTGAGCACTGGCACTCCTGGTACGACGTCTCCGCCGTCAGCGGCATCCCCACGCTCTTGACGTTCGCGGCTGGCCCCTTCGGGCGCCGCATGCAGGCCTTGCCGGACCAGGAGGTCGTCGCCGACGTGCTCGTGGCGCTGCGCCGGCTCTACGGAGACGCCGTGGGCGACCCGATCGCGCACTGGATCACGCACTGGGGTGACGATGAGTTCTCGTTCGGCTCCTACTCACACCTCGCGACGGGGTCGTCGCATCACGACCACGACACCCTCTCCGGCCCGGTCGACGGGGTGCTGCACTTCGCCGGAGAAGCGACCTGGGGCGATGAGCCGGCCACCGTCGGCGCCGCCTACTACTCCGGTCACCGTGCTGCAGAGCGGATCCTCGGACGGCCCGTCGATCTGGCGGCGTTCGCGGCCGGGATCACCGAGCGGGAGCAGCAGACGGCAGCTGGTTGA
- the nusA gene encoding transcription termination factor NusA: protein MDIELSLLRGIEKEKAIPFDELVSIIEQAIMTAYSKHVAPEGPTPEGVRVHLDRKTGHVAVLQVVRDEEGAIIGEEDATPDDFGRIAAFAAKQVISQRLRDIADDVVLGDFKDKEGDIVAGVIQQGPNPRMIHVDLGTVEAILPPEEQVPGEVYTHGSRLRVYVTSVAKGLKGPQITVSRTHPGLVRKLFALEVPEIAAGLVEIVALAREAGHRTKIAVVANDPSINAKGACIGELGRRVRAVTEELAGEKIDIVDYNPELAAFVANALSPAKVTSAFILDANTKAVRALVPDYQLSLAIGKEGQNARLAAKLTGAKIDIQPDSVLD, encoded by the coding sequence ATGGACATCGAATTGAGTCTGCTGCGAGGGATCGAGAAGGAGAAGGCGATCCCCTTCGATGAGCTCGTCTCGATCATCGAACAGGCGATCATGACGGCGTACTCGAAGCACGTCGCTCCCGAAGGGCCGACACCTGAAGGAGTCCGCGTCCACCTCGACCGCAAGACCGGTCATGTCGCCGTTCTGCAGGTCGTCCGCGACGAAGAGGGCGCCATCATCGGCGAAGAGGACGCGACACCGGACGACTTCGGCCGCATCGCCGCCTTCGCGGCGAAGCAGGTCATCAGCCAGCGTCTGCGTGACATCGCCGACGACGTCGTGCTGGGCGACTTCAAGGACAAGGAAGGCGACATCGTCGCCGGTGTGATCCAACAGGGTCCCAACCCGCGCATGATCCACGTCGACCTCGGTACCGTCGAAGCGATCCTCCCTCCTGAGGAGCAGGTGCCCGGTGAGGTCTACACGCACGGCTCGCGTCTGCGCGTCTACGTGACCAGCGTCGCCAAGGGGCTCAAGGGGCCGCAGATCACCGTGTCCCGTACGCACCCCGGCCTGGTGCGCAAGCTCTTCGCGCTGGAGGTCCCCGAGATCGCCGCCGGGTTGGTGGAGATCGTCGCCCTCGCTCGCGAAGCAGGCCACCGCACGAAGATCGCCGTCGTCGCGAACGACCCGTCGATCAACGCCAAGGGGGCATGCATCGGCGAGCTCGGACGACGTGTGCGCGCCGTCACCGAGGAACTCGCGGGCGAGAAGATCGACATCGTCGACTACAACCCGGAACTCGCCGCATTCGTTGCGAACGCGCTCTCTCCGGCCAAGGTCACCAGCGCGTTCATCCTGGACGCGAACACCAAGGCGGTTCGTGCTCTCGTCCCCGATTACCAGCTGTCGCTCGCGATCGGCAAGGAGGGGCAGAACGCCCGCCTGGCCGCCAAGCTCACGGGAGCGAAGATCGACATCCAGCCGGACAGCGTGCTCGACTGA
- the infB gene encoding translation initiation factor IF-2 — MAGKPRVHEIAAELGVDSKIALAKLKELGEFVKSPSSTIEPPVARKLRAAIEADASLKPAADAAPAAAKPAAKPAGKPAPTPGPKPGPKPAPEAPAPVEAAPAPAAPAPSAPAPAAPEAAKPAEDAAAKPADSGAPKPGAPRPGNNPFSSAQGMGQRPAGPRPGNNPFASAQGMGQRPTPGNIPRPQAPRPGAPRPGAPRPGSPRPGAPRGGQGGRPGGAPFQQRPGGPGRPGGAGGPGAGPGARPGGGFAGRPGGGGGRGRGPGGGTAGAFGKGGGKSKQRKSRRAKRQEFEMRSAPVVGGVNVTRGNGETIRMRRGASIADFADKIETLTGYTVQPGTLVTILFNLGEMATATESLDEATFEVLGAELGYKIQMVSPEDEDKELLEGFGLNLEQELEEESEDDLEIRPPVVTVMGHVDHGKTRLLDAIRQTNVIEGEAGGITQHIGAYQVWTEHEGIERAITFIDTPGHEAFTAMRARGAQVTDLAILVVAADDGIMPQTVEALNHAQAANVPIVVAVNKVDKPDANPSKVRQQLTEYGLVAEEFGGDVMFVDVSARAGTGIQELLDAVLLTADAGLDLTANPNKGARGVAIEAKLDKGRGSVATVLIQSGTLRIGDAIVAGTAYGRVRAMADENGEQVLEAYPSRPVQVQGLNSVPRAGDVFIVTEEDRMARQIAEKREAVERNAQLAKARKRISLEDFTRALEDGKVESLNLIIKGDVSGAVEALEESLLKIEVDDSVQLRIIHRGVGAITESDVNLATIDNAIIVGFNVRPDTKARERASREGVDIRFYSVIYNAIDEIENSLKGMLKPEYEEVQSGVAEIREVFRSSKFGNIAGVIVRSGTITRNAKARVIRDGVVLADGLAIESLRRFKDDVTEVRTDYEAGIGLGKYNDIQIGDEIETTELIEKPRG, encoded by the coding sequence GTGGCTGGTAAACCACGCGTACATGAGATCGCCGCCGAACTCGGCGTCGACAGCAAGATCGCACTTGCAAAGCTCAAAGAACTCGGCGAGTTCGTGAAGAGCCCATCGTCAACCATCGAACCGCCCGTCGCGCGCAAGCTGCGCGCGGCGATCGAGGCCGATGCGTCCCTCAAGCCTGCCGCTGATGCGGCACCGGCTGCGGCAAAGCCGGCGGCGAAGCCCGCCGGCAAGCCCGCTCCCACCCCCGGCCCCAAGCCGGGTCCCAAGCCTGCTCCGGAGGCTCCGGCCCCCGTCGAGGCTGCTCCGGCTCCTGCGGCGCCCGCTCCTTCCGCGCCAGCGCCTGCTGCCCCCGAGGCTGCCAAGCCGGCCGAGGACGCGGCGGCGAAGCCCGCTGACAGCGGTGCGCCCAAGCCCGGTGCTCCGCGTCCGGGGAACAACCCGTTCTCCTCCGCGCAGGGCATGGGTCAGCGTCCCGCGGGGCCGCGCCCCGGCAACAATCCCTTCGCTTCGGCGCAGGGCATGGGACAGCGTCCGACTCCTGGCAACATCCCCCGTCCGCAGGCACCGCGTCCCGGTGCACCGCGTCCGGGCGCTCCTCGTCCCGGTTCCCCTCGCCCCGGCGCTCCGCGCGGTGGACAGGGTGGTCGTCCCGGCGGCGCTCCCTTCCAGCAGCGCCCAGGCGGCCCCGGTCGTCCCGGCGGTGCCGGTGGACCCGGTGCTGGACCCGGCGCACGTCCGGGCGGCGGCTTCGCCGGTCGTCCCGGTGGCGGCGGCGGTCGTGGCCGTGGTCCCGGTGGAGGTACCGCTGGTGCCTTCGGCAAGGGCGGCGGCAAGAGCAAGCAGCGCAAGTCGCGGCGGGCGAAGCGGCAAGAGTTCGAGATGCGGAGCGCCCCGGTCGTCGGTGGCGTCAACGTCACCCGCGGCAACGGGGAGACCATCCGCATGCGTCGCGGCGCTTCCATCGCGGACTTCGCCGACAAGATCGAGACACTGACCGGCTACACGGTGCAGCCGGGAACCCTGGTCACGATCCTCTTCAACCTCGGCGAGATGGCCACGGCCACCGAGTCGCTGGATGAGGCGACGTTCGAGGTCCTGGGCGCCGAGCTCGGCTACAAGATCCAGATGGTCTCGCCGGAAGACGAGGATAAGGAGCTCCTGGAGGGCTTCGGTCTCAACCTCGAGCAGGAGCTCGAGGAGGAGAGCGAGGACGACCTCGAGATCCGTCCGCCCGTCGTCACCGTCATGGGTCACGTCGATCACGGTAAGACCCGTCTTCTCGACGCGATCCGTCAGACCAACGTCATCGAGGGCGAAGCCGGTGGCATCACCCAGCACATCGGTGCCTACCAGGTCTGGACCGAGCACGAGGGCATCGAGCGCGCCATCACGTTCATCGACACACCGGGTCACGAGGCGTTCACCGCCATGCGTGCCCGTGGTGCCCAGGTCACCGACCTCGCGATCCTCGTGGTCGCAGCCGACGACGGCATCATGCCGCAGACGGTGGAGGCGCTGAACCACGCCCAGGCGGCGAACGTGCCGATCGTGGTCGCGGTGAACAAGGTCGACAAGCCCGACGCCAACCCCTCCAAGGTTCGTCAGCAGCTGACCGAGTACGGTCTGGTCGCTGAGGAGTTCGGTGGGGACGTCATGTTCGTCGACGTCTCGGCTCGTGCCGGCACGGGGATCCAGGAGCTTCTGGACGCCGTGTTGCTCACGGCCGACGCCGGTCTCGACCTCACCGCCAACCCGAACAAGGGTGCTCGCGGTGTCGCCATCGAGGCGAAGCTCGACAAGGGTCGCGGTTCTGTGGCCACGGTGCTCATCCAGTCCGGAACGCTCCGGATCGGTGACGCGATCGTCGCCGGCACCGCCTACGGCCGCGTGCGTGCCATGGCTGACGAGAACGGCGAGCAGGTCCTCGAGGCCTACCCGTCGCGTCCGGTGCAGGTGCAGGGTCTGAACTCCGTGCCCCGAGCCGGTGACGTCTTCATCGTCACCGAGGAGGACCGCATGGCCCGCCAGATCGCTGAGAAGCGTGAGGCAGTCGAGCGCAACGCCCAGCTGGCCAAGGCGCGCAAGCGCATCTCGCTCGAGGACTTCACCCGTGCTCTCGAAGACGGCAAGGTCGAGTCGCTCAACCTCATCATCAAGGGTGACGTCTCCGGTGCCGTCGAGGCGCTGGAGGAGTCGCTCCTCAAGATCGAGGTCGACGATTCGGTGCAGCTGCGCATCATCCACCGGGGTGTGGGTGCGATCACCGAGTCCGACGTGAACTTGGCGACGATCGACAACGCGATCATCGTCGGCTTCAACGTCCGCCCCGACACGAAGGCGCGCGAGCGTGCCTCCCGTGAAGGTGTCGACATCCGGTTCTACTCGGTCATCTACAACGCGATCGACGAGATCGAGAACTCCCTCAAGGGAATGCTCAAGCCGGAGTACGAAGAGGTCCAGTCGGGCGTCGCCGAGATCCGCGAGGTGTTCCGCTCCTCCAAGTTCGGCAACATCGCCGGTGTCATCGTGCGGTCGGGAACGATCACGCGAAATGCCAAGGCTCGCGTCATCCGCGACGGTGTCGTGCTCGCCGATGGTCTCGCCATCGAGTCGCTGCGCCGCTTCAAGGACGACGTCACCGAGGTCCGCACGGACTACGAGGCGGGTATCGGCCTCGGCAAGTACAACGACATCCAGATCGGCGATGAGATCGAAACCACCGAGCTCATCGAGAAGCCGCGAGGCTAA
- a CDS encoding helix-turn-helix transcriptional regulator — MSCAPHVVTRLVRQIGEHSATIREVAERLAPAQRYGAASLPTLLPLVPTIVEAYRSLRLTAIDRDLILAVSLCLDDQLEPVLDLDGRSADEIAGGPVGEHVRLHAGRITLVDPRLAIWIRHASGAGAVAAIHERLGVIFARRADPLNAAWHRVRSSLRGQPSAVPVLIPLARELSEQGHSTRALELASEAEKHADELDRDEAKVVAGAAALGAGFVSDAVNHLDALFPDGAESQRLQALAALLIAQSTMRGSVPDVAPADFRPRSDDAADWHAWTRASALTAGLCAERGDRRRMRVWLDAVREGSARLGTERALRDPAVALSWLVAGDVDTDDVAGAGPLSGGMLRALRTAVEGDIDLGLRILATGDSSMGAQADPFVAGFENSALVRAYRAIVEVLLLSWRGDIGMARDKLVAAARELPVALPFAGLGVVLARRLDLAVLGELGPYALALTDALPPGVKIDRLVDRSVRSYLDGDFEDAAAAARLWLDMGAPQTTLAVPGLDEVLGAAGPVHRTPRLVRPPDLELASVLRLRLQGASEGSWRGEHEQVHRIARTLRSPFERARVEAMIGAQAAIRDDRVAATAHLRAAASLFEVAGAAAWSRAMHGRLARLDQPDGGGARVLDPLGVCRRAWTQYLTARELDVAMLASTGASNREIADALVISVRTVEVHLGRAFTKLDVRTRVELTVLAHRTNRYL; from the coding sequence GTGAGCTGCGCTCCGCACGTCGTGACGCGGCTGGTGAGGCAGATCGGTGAGCACTCTGCCACGATTCGCGAGGTCGCCGAACGCCTGGCGCCCGCACAGCGCTACGGTGCTGCCTCCCTGCCGACCCTGCTGCCGCTCGTGCCCACGATCGTCGAGGCATACCGTTCTCTGCGACTGACGGCAATCGACCGAGACCTGATCCTGGCGGTGTCGCTCTGCCTGGATGACCAGCTGGAGCCCGTTCTCGATCTCGACGGACGCAGCGCCGACGAGATCGCGGGGGGACCGGTCGGTGAGCACGTCCGTCTGCACGCCGGACGCATCACGCTCGTCGATCCCCGTCTCGCGATCTGGATCCGCCACGCCAGCGGCGCCGGCGCCGTGGCTGCGATACACGAACGGCTCGGCGTCATCTTCGCCCGACGGGCGGATCCGTTGAACGCAGCGTGGCATCGTGTCCGCTCATCTCTGCGGGGACAGCCGTCCGCCGTGCCGGTGCTCATCCCGCTCGCCCGTGAGCTGTCGGAGCAGGGACATTCGACGAGGGCCCTGGAACTTGCGAGCGAGGCCGAGAAGCACGCCGACGAGCTCGATCGGGATGAGGCGAAGGTGGTCGCCGGCGCCGCCGCACTCGGCGCGGGCTTCGTGTCGGACGCGGTGAACCACCTCGACGCGTTGTTTCCCGACGGCGCCGAGAGCCAGCGTCTGCAGGCGCTGGCAGCGCTCCTCATCGCGCAGTCCACGATGAGAGGCTCTGTGCCGGACGTGGCGCCTGCGGACTTCCGTCCGCGATCCGACGACGCAGCTGACTGGCATGCCTGGACCAGGGCCTCGGCGCTGACTGCCGGCCTGTGCGCGGAGCGCGGCGATCGTCGACGTATGCGCGTCTGGCTCGACGCGGTGCGCGAAGGGAGTGCGCGTCTCGGCACGGAGAGAGCGCTGCGTGATCCTGCGGTCGCGCTCAGCTGGCTGGTCGCGGGCGACGTGGACACGGACGACGTCGCCGGTGCCGGGCCGTTGAGCGGCGGGATGCTGCGAGCATTGCGCACGGCGGTCGAAGGGGATATCGATCTCGGCCTCCGCATCCTCGCCACCGGTGACTCGTCGATGGGCGCGCAGGCTGATCCCTTCGTCGCCGGCTTCGAGAACAGCGCGCTCGTGCGGGCGTATCGAGCCATCGTGGAAGTGCTGCTGCTGAGCTGGCGCGGCGATATCGGCATGGCGCGCGACAAGCTGGTCGCAGCGGCCCGGGAGCTTCCCGTCGCCTTGCCCTTCGCGGGGTTGGGAGTTGTGCTGGCTCGTCGTCTCGACCTCGCGGTGCTGGGTGAGCTCGGACCGTACGCCCTGGCGCTCACCGACGCTCTTCCGCCCGGTGTGAAGATCGATCGTCTGGTGGATCGCAGTGTCCGTTCGTATCTCGACGGGGACTTCGAGGACGCTGCCGCCGCCGCGCGCCTCTGGCTCGACATGGGAGCCCCGCAGACGACGCTTGCGGTGCCCGGGCTCGACGAGGTGCTCGGTGCTGCGGGCCCGGTGCATCGCACTCCGCGGCTGGTGCGCCCTCCGGACCTCGAACTCGCGTCCGTTCTTCGGCTGCGCCTTCAGGGGGCGTCAGAGGGGAGTTGGAGGGGGGAGCACGAGCAGGTGCATCGCATCGCGCGTACGTTGCGTTCGCCGTTCGAGCGCGCACGCGTGGAGGCGATGATCGGTGCGCAGGCGGCGATCAGGGATGATCGCGTCGCGGCCACGGCGCACCTGCGTGCCGCCGCGAGCCTGTTCGAGGTGGCGGGAGCAGCCGCGTGGAGTCGGGCCATGCACGGCAGGCTCGCGCGCTTGGACCAACCGGACGGTGGCGGAGCCCGCGTGCTCGATCCCTTGGGGGTCTGCCGGCGTGCCTGGACGCAATACCTCACGGCGCGCGAGCTCGATGTGGCGATGCTCGCCAGCACGGGGGCATCGAATCGCGAGATCGCCGATGCTCTCGTGATCTCGGTCCGCACGGTGGAAGTGCATCTGGGACGAGCGTTCACGAAGCTCGATGTGCGTACGCGTGTTGAACTCACGGTGCTCGCACACCGCACCAATCGGTATCTCTAG
- a CDS encoding YlxR family protein → MEPVRTCVGCRTRAPRTALLRVVSQNDILVPDERAVLPGRGAWVHPTPECVEAALRRRAFGRALRVTTQLDTRTFEQNPPRNKG, encoded by the coding sequence ATGGAACCCGTACGAACGTGCGTCGGCTGTCGCACGCGTGCTCCCCGCACCGCTCTGCTCAGGGTGGTGTCCCAGAACGACATCCTCGTCCCCGACGAGCGTGCGGTTCTGCCGGGGCGCGGCGCGTGGGTGCATCCGACACCCGAATGCGTGGAAGCTGCTCTGCGGCGACGCGCCTTCGGACGAGCACTGCGTGTGACCACTCAGCTGGACACACGGACCTTCGAACAGAACCCACCAAGAAACAAAGGCTGA